The Candoia aspera isolate rCanAsp1 chromosome 6, rCanAsp1.hap2, whole genome shotgun sequence genome has a segment encoding these proteins:
- the GPR17 gene encoding uracil nucleotide/cysteinyl leukotriene receptor, with product MNSQADSSGLLLNISLASSEQCGKESHMENILFAIFYLLNFILAFLGNVLALWLFIRDQKSDTPANVFLMHLAVADLSFVLILPTRLVYHFSGNHWPFGELPCRLTGFLFYLNMYASIYFLMCISIDRFLAIVHPVKSLKLRRSIYAHLTCAFLWVIVAVAMAPLLISVQTVEMNNTTICLQLYREKASRHALVSLAVAFTFPFFTTVTCYLLIIQSLKKGHRIENHLKEKAIKMIIMVLMIFLVCFVPYHINRYIYILNYDGVKTSCEMQRILALGNRITSCLTSLNGALDPIMYFFVAEKFQEALCGLFCSKRAVRLPSSYDGKTNDSSLSAKSEL from the coding sequence atgaacaGCCAAGCAGACTCTTCAGGCCTGTTACTCAACATCTCCCTGGCAAGTTCAGAGCAATGTGGCAAAGAGAGTCACATGGAAAACATCCTTTTTGCTATTTTCTACCTTCTCAATTTCATCCTAGCCTTTCTGGGCAACGTTCTAGCACTCTGGCTTTTCATCCGGGACCAAAAATCAGATACCCCTGCCAACGTTTTCCTGATGCATCTGGCTGTAGCCGATCTGTCTTttgtgctcattttaccaactcGGTTGGTCTACCACTTTTCAGGCAATCACTGGCCATTTGGAGAGCTTCCCTGCCGACTCACAGGGTTTCTTTTCTACCTCAACATGTATGCCAGCATCTACTTCCTCATGTGCATCAGCATCGATCGCTTCTTAGCTATCGTGCATCCTGTGAAGTCCCTCAAACTCCGCAGGTCCATCTATGCTCATTTGACCTGTGCTTTCCTGTGGGTTATAGTGGCTGTGGCCATGGCACCACTTTTGATCAGTGTGCAGACAGTTGAGATGAACAACACTACCATCTGCCTCCAACTCTACAGAGAAAAGGCATCACGCCATGCTCTTGTATCACTGGCTGTAGCatttacttttccattttttactaCAGTAACTTGCTATTTACTGATCATACAAAGCCTGAAGAAGGGGCACCGCATTGAAAATCATTTAAAGGAAAAAGCCATCAAAATGATCATCATGGTTCTTATGATCTTCTTGGTCTGCTTTGTGCCCTATCATATCAATCGCTACATTTATATCCTCAATTATGATGGTGTGAAGACTTCTTGTGAAATGCAGCGGATCCTGGCACTTGGCAATCGCATTACTTCCTGCCTCACCAGCTTAAATGGCGCCCTAGATCCCATCATGTATTTCTTTGTTGCTGAAAAGTTTCAAGAGGCTTTGTGTGGTTTGTTTTGCAGCAAAAGAGCTGTGAGGTTACCTTCAAGTTATGATGGGAAAACAAATGACAGCTCTTTAAGTGCTAAATCTGAACTGTAA